One stretch of Streptomyces sp. NBC_01363 DNA includes these proteins:
- a CDS encoding zinc-binding alcohol dehydrogenase family protein, producing the protein MVGAPASHVLTGWAVQSPGPIADGPLVPVRRAVPSPGPGELLLSVEACGVCRTDLHLAEGDLLPHRASTVPGHEIVGRVTAVGASVTGFRVGDRAGGAWLRSTCGHCRYCRAGRENLCPASLYTGWDADGGFADATLVPADYAYRLPDDQDAALLAPLLCAGIIGYRALRRSALPPGGRLGIYGFGASAHLAAQVALAEGATVHVLTRSARARELALDLGASSVSGAYDRPPEPLDSAILFAPVGDLVPVALEALDRSGTLAVAGIHLTDIPVLDYRRHLFEERNLRSVTSNTRQDGRDFLDTAARIGIRVTVSPYPLSRADRALSDLAADRVSGAAVLVPG; encoded by the coding sequence ATGGTCGGGGCACCGGCTTCGCACGTGCTGACCGGGTGGGCTGTTCAGAGCCCTGGTCCGATCGCGGACGGCCCGCTGGTGCCCGTGCGGCGTGCCGTGCCCTCGCCGGGGCCCGGTGAGCTGTTGCTGAGCGTGGAGGCGTGCGGCGTCTGCCGCACGGACCTGCACCTTGCCGAAGGTGACCTGCTCCCGCACCGGGCGTCGACCGTCCCCGGCCATGAGATCGTCGGCCGCGTGACCGCCGTCGGCGCGTCCGTCACGGGGTTCCGGGTCGGCGACCGGGCCGGTGGGGCATGGTTGCGCAGTACCTGCGGCCACTGCCGCTACTGCCGGGCCGGTCGCGAGAACCTCTGCCCGGCCTCCCTCTACACCGGCTGGGACGCGGACGGCGGTTTCGCCGATGCCACCCTCGTTCCGGCGGACTACGCCTACCGGCTCCCGGACGACCAGGACGCCGCGCTGCTGGCGCCGTTGCTGTGTGCCGGGATCATCGGCTACCGGGCTCTGCGACGCAGCGCCCTGCCGCCCGGCGGCCGGCTCGGGATCTACGGTTTCGGGGCCTCGGCCCATCTGGCGGCGCAGGTCGCCCTGGCCGAAGGAGCGACCGTGCACGTGCTGACCCGTTCGGCACGTGCCCGCGAACTCGCCCTCGACCTGGGCGCCTCCTCGGTGAGCGGCGCCTACGACCGCCCGCCCGAACCACTGGATTCCGCGATCCTGTTCGCGCCGGTAGGAGATCTGGTACCCGTGGCTCTGGAGGCGCTGGACCGTTCGGGAACCCTCGCCGTCGCGGGCATCCACCTCACCGACATCCCCGTGCTCGATTACCGCCGCCATCTCTTCGAGGAGCGGAATCTGCGCAGCGTCACCTCCAACACCCGGCAGGACGGACGCGACTTCCTGGACACGGCCGCGCGGATCGGCATCCGGGTCACCGTCAGCCCGTATCCGCTGAGCCGTGCCGACCGGGCGCTGAGCGACCTGGCCGCCGACCGGGTCAGCGGCGCCGCCGTGCTCGTGCCCGGCTGA
- a CDS encoding CBS domain-containing protein: protein MAASPYTVDDVMTHTAVAIGREASYKEIVELMHRWRVSAVPVLEGEGRVVGVVSEADLLPKEEFRQDDPTLPGQLEEASKADAVLAEELMSSPAVTVHADATLAEAARIMVRKRVKRLPVVNDLGMLEGVVSRSDLLKVFLRPDEEIGEEIQSAVIAEMSPPDQVEFTVLDGVVTVRGPVRDRALVPLLARAIRAVEGVVDVRMELD from the coding sequence ATGGCCGCGTCCCCGTACACCGTCGATGACGTCATGACCCACACGGCCGTGGCCATCGGTCGCGAGGCCTCGTACAAGGAGATCGTCGAGCTGATGCATCGGTGGAGGGTCAGCGCCGTGCCGGTCCTCGAGGGCGAGGGCCGCGTCGTCGGGGTCGTCTCCGAGGCGGACCTGCTGCCGAAGGAGGAGTTCCGGCAGGACGATCCGACGCTGCCCGGCCAGTTGGAGGAGGCGTCCAAAGCCGACGCCGTGCTGGCCGAGGAGCTGATGTCGAGTCCGGCCGTCACCGTTCACGCCGACGCCACCCTTGCCGAGGCCGCCCGCATCATGGTGCGCAAGCGAGTGAAACGACTGCCCGTCGTGAACGATCTCGGCATGCTGGAGGGCGTGGTGAGCCGCAGCGACCTCCTGAAGGTGTTCCTGCGCCCGGACGAGGAGATCGGCGAGGAGATCCAATCTGCTGTCATCGCCGAGATGTCCCCTCCGGACCAGGTGGAATTCACTGTGCTGGACGGTGTCGTCACCGTTCGAGGGCCCGTCCGGGACCGTGCTCTGGTGCCACTGCTGGCTCGGGCCATTCGCGCGGTCGAAGGCGTCGTGGACGTACGTATGGAGCTTGACTGA
- a CDS encoding Crp/Fnr family transcriptional regulator, with product MNASPTRITAALPAEYRARLMGIGQEVNFAQGTRLFQEGDHADRFWILRSGTVTLDIHVPGSVPAAIESLGSGELVGWAWLFKPYIWHLGAEAMTPVRTHEFDAETVRTMMNADPAFGSAIGHWVGEVLAHRLQATRIRLLDLYAPHGSGGFM from the coding sequence ATGAACGCTTCTCCGACTCGCATCACGGCAGCTCTGCCCGCCGAGTACCGTGCCCGTCTGATGGGGATCGGGCAGGAGGTCAATTTCGCCCAGGGAACCCGTCTCTTCCAGGAAGGGGATCACGCGGACCGCTTCTGGATCCTGCGCTCGGGAACCGTCACCCTGGACATCCACGTGCCGGGTAGTGTCCCGGCAGCGATCGAGAGTCTGGGTTCCGGCGAACTGGTCGGCTGGGCCTGGCTGTTCAAGCCCTACATCTGGCACCTCGGGGCAGAGGCGATGACGCCTGTCCGTACCCATGAGTTCGACGCGGAGACGGTGCGCACGATGATGAACGCGGATCCCGCCTTCGGTTCGGCCATCGGCCATTGGGTCGGTGAGGTCCTCGCCCACCGGTTGCAGGCCACCAGGATCCGTCTGCTCGATCTCTACGCCCCTCATGGCAGCGGTGGGTTCATGTGA
- the ppk2 gene encoding polyphosphate kinase 2: MSDEKSSGTPGKLPRSLYERELYRLQTELVKLQEWVRAEGARLVVVFEGRDAAGKGSTIKRVTEHLNPRVARIVALPRPTERERGQWYFQRYVEHLPAAGEVVLFDRSWYNRAGVERVMDFCTMEEHQRFLRQCPIFERMLVEDGILLRKYWFSVSDAVQQERFRRRLRDPTRRWKLSPMDLESITRWEAYSRAKDDMFIHTDISEAPWYVVESDDKRRARLNMIAHLLSTVPYETVAPPVIELPPRPPATGYQRPPRSLQTYVPDHASRLGK; the protein is encoded by the coding sequence ATGTCGGACGAGAAGAGCTCGGGCACGCCCGGAAAACTGCCGCGCTCGCTGTACGAGCGGGAGCTGTACCGGCTCCAGACCGAACTGGTGAAGCTTCAGGAGTGGGTACGCGCCGAAGGCGCCCGGCTCGTCGTGGTGTTCGAGGGACGTGACGCGGCGGGCAAGGGCAGCACCATCAAGCGCGTCACCGAGCACCTCAATCCCCGGGTGGCACGTATCGTCGCGCTGCCGCGGCCCACCGAGCGCGAGCGCGGCCAGTGGTACTTCCAGCGCTATGTCGAGCACCTTCCGGCCGCGGGGGAAGTGGTCCTGTTCGACCGGAGCTGGTACAACCGCGCCGGCGTCGAGCGCGTCATGGATTTCTGCACCATGGAGGAGCACCAGCGGTTCCTTCGCCAGTGCCCGATCTTCGAGCGCATGCTGGTGGAGGATGGCATTCTGCTGCGCAAGTACTGGTTCTCGGTCAGTGACGCGGTGCAGCAGGAGCGGTTCCGGCGCCGGCTGCGGGATCCCACGCGCCGGTGGAAGCTCTCGCCGATGGACCTGGAGTCGATCACCCGCTGGGAGGCCTATTCGCGGGCGAAGGACGACATGTTCATCCATACCGATATCTCGGAGGCTCCGTGGTACGTCGTCGAGAGCGACGACAAGCGCCGGGCCCGGCTGAACATGATCGCCCATCTCCTGTCGACCGTGCCGTACGAGACGGTCGCTCCGCCGGTGATCGAACTGCCCCCGCGGCCTCCGGCCACCGGGTACCAACGGCCGCCGAGAAGCCTGCAGACGTACGTGCCCGACCACGCCTCGCGGCTCGGGAAGTGA
- a CDS encoding pyridoxamine 5'-phosphate oxidase family protein — MRAHLGDQLVVESPATGAGRRDGEIVGLHHEDGTPPYDVHWSDTGQVTLVFPGPDAHVRHLEDEPLPPAMAAGDGAESAGARPDGAPNPGDIGRRLAMERERQGLSRAETAHRARMAPDYLAYLEQRPADPSPASLISLADVLGTTVEALRGGGIDLPPGRGRAPLHPRLEDLAPDECRARLSTHGVGRIAVSEPDGPAVYPVNYEVIDDTIAFRTTPDLAPVRAGGTDVAFEVDHVDEAMSQGWSVLAVGPARIVTEPDVLRRLTEGAHTTPWAGGDRTTWVSIRPTRLTGRRIGPA; from the coding sequence ATGCGAGCTCACCTCGGCGATCAGCTTGTTGTAGAAAGCCCGGCCACCGGCGCCGGCAGGCGCGACGGCGAGATCGTCGGCCTGCACCACGAGGACGGAACCCCTCCCTACGACGTGCACTGGTCGGACACCGGCCAGGTGACGCTCGTGTTCCCCGGGCCCGACGCCCATGTCCGCCACCTTGAGGACGAACCACTCCCGCCGGCCATGGCGGCCGGGGACGGTGCCGAGTCCGCCGGGGCCCGGCCCGACGGGGCACCCAACCCCGGCGACATCGGTCGGCGCCTGGCCATGGAACGCGAGCGACAGGGGCTCAGCCGCGCAGAAACGGCCCACCGCGCCCGCATGGCGCCGGACTACCTTGCCTACCTCGAACAACGACCGGCCGACCCGAGTCCGGCGAGTCTCATCAGCCTGGCCGACGTGCTCGGCACCACCGTGGAGGCCCTGCGCGGAGGCGGCATCGATCTGCCACCCGGCCGGGGCCGGGCGCCCCTGCATCCCCGGCTGGAGGACCTGGCCCCCGACGAATGCCGCGCCCGGCTCTCCACGCACGGCGTAGGCCGCATCGCGGTGTCGGAACCCGACGGCCCGGCGGTCTATCCGGTGAACTACGAGGTCATCGATGACACGATCGCTTTCCGGACCACGCCCGACTTGGCACCCGTGAGAGCCGGGGGAACAGATGTCGCATTCGAGGTCGACCACGTGGACGAGGCCATGAGCCAGGGCTGGAGCGTGCTTGCCGTGGGCCCGGCCCGGATCGTCACGGAGCCCGACGTACTGCGGCGGCTTACCGAGGGCGCCCACACCACGCCCTGGGCGGGGGGCGACCGCACGACGTGGGTGTCGATCCGGCCCACGCGCCTCACCGGGCGGCGCATCGGTCCGGCCTGA
- a CDS encoding universal stress protein produces MEPVVTVGLDGSPESLAAARWAADEAERRKLTLRLLHAWPLLVPESAHVPAEMDQNYWARRIVHKARAELQTRHPGLPVVGSLVADDAQHALLRAAAESEMTVLGSRGLVPVESYFLGDISMPVVARADGPVVLVRAGTGGRGTHPAPAPAAEDGVVVALKLHGPCDHLLEFAFTTAAARGVLLRAVHGQSLPVAAYTPWGVDHDVAEEIALDARKQLDQILRPWRDKFPHVEVDDGIVLESPAKAVVGAAQGAGLLVVGRRKHHPAPASHLGSVAHAAIHHARCPVAVVPHT; encoded by the coding sequence ATGGAGCCAGTCGTCACCGTGGGCCTCGACGGCTCACCCGAAAGCCTTGCCGCCGCTCGTTGGGCCGCCGACGAAGCCGAGCGGCGCAAGCTCACGCTGCGCCTCCTGCACGCGTGGCCGCTGCTGGTGCCGGAGTCGGCCCACGTCCCTGCGGAGATGGATCAGAACTACTGGGCGAGGCGGATCGTGCACAAGGCGCGGGCGGAGCTCCAGACGCGCCACCCCGGCCTTCCCGTCGTCGGCAGCCTGGTCGCCGACGACGCCCAGCACGCGCTGCTGCGAGCGGCGGCGGAGTCCGAGATGACCGTGCTCGGTTCGCGCGGACTCGTGCCCGTCGAGAGCTACTTCCTCGGAGACATCAGCATGCCCGTCGTGGCACGGGCCGACGGGCCGGTGGTGCTGGTACGCGCCGGGACGGGCGGACGGGGGACGCACCCCGCACCCGCACCGGCTGCGGAAGACGGCGTCGTGGTGGCACTGAAACTGCACGGCCCCTGCGACCACCTCCTCGAATTCGCCTTCACCACCGCTGCGGCACGAGGCGTGCTTCTACGGGCCGTCCACGGCCAGAGCCTGCCGGTGGCCGCGTACACGCCCTGGGGTGTGGATCACGACGTGGCGGAAGAAATCGCTCTGGACGCGCGGAAGCAACTCGATCAGATCCTCCGCCCCTGGCGGGACAAGTTCCCGCACGTGGAGGTGGACGACGGCATCGTTCTCGAAAGCCCCGCCAAGGCCGTCGTGGGCGCCGCCCAGGGCGCCGGGCTGCTGGTTGTCGGGAGGCGCAAGCACCACCCCGCCCCGGCATCACACCTGGGATCCGTCGCCCATGCCGCCATCCATCACGCTCGCTGCCCCGTCGCCGTCGTCCCCCACACCTGA
- a CDS encoding serine/threonine-protein kinase, with amino-acid sequence MADTRLIQSRYRLLDLIGRGGMGEVWRARDESLGRHVAVKCLKPMGPQHDQSFTRVLRERFRREARVAAALQHRGVTVVHDFGEHEGVLYLVMELLDGRNLSQLLEDNKQHPLPVPDVVDIAEQVADALGYTHQQGIVHRDLKPANIMRLSDGTVKICDFGIARLGHDIGFSSRLTGTGIAMGTPHYMSPEQISGGQVDHRSDLYSLGCVLYEIATGAPPFDLDDAWAVLVGHRDTQPRPLRTHRAELPGFFDRVVLELLSKTPEERPVDAGDLRRRIAVGRTGEQPHLPPTGPVPLAPPVPVVHPGQQLPAWTRGMTTGHKATGAHPGLAPPDHSAGLTGEWTTGTDMRSLTGELPPVRAERPTPSPELLSVLASRHSAGLDLGRLGHWEEAGEVHRAVAAEREHALGPDHPDTLSSRYEIGFTLSRTGRASDALREFDRVARGRERSLGPDHPETLAARQETAFVLGRLGRHFEAHQVYAAVLASRERSMGPDHPDTLRCRHNLAFNLSRLGRLEDSYRMARDVASARSRLLGADHPDTLVTLYEVAYTLGRLGRWTEALQAYREVARGRSRSLGADHSDTLSARYEVGISLGRLGRSAEALELYRVLVEDRTRVGGPTDPETLRARHGLGVNLGRLARWEDALAEARDVCAIRERVLGPDHPDTLVSRREVAVGLGWLGRWADALTVYRTVAAARERLLGADHPDALAARNDEAHCLEQLGRGTEAVELYRQVAALRHGQRAAPH; translated from the coding sequence ATGGCGGACACCAGGCTGATCCAGAGCCGGTACCGACTGCTCGATCTGATCGGGCGCGGAGGCATGGGTGAGGTGTGGCGCGCCCGCGACGAGTCGCTCGGCCGTCATGTCGCCGTCAAATGCCTCAAGCCGATGGGGCCCCAGCACGACCAGTCCTTCACCCGCGTCCTGCGTGAGCGCTTCCGCCGCGAGGCCCGGGTCGCCGCAGCGCTCCAGCACCGCGGCGTCACCGTCGTCCACGACTTCGGCGAGCACGAAGGCGTCCTCTACCTGGTCATGGAACTCCTCGACGGCCGCAATCTCAGCCAGCTCCTGGAGGACAACAAACAGCACCCACTGCCGGTGCCCGACGTCGTCGACATCGCCGAACAGGTCGCCGACGCCCTCGGCTACACCCACCAGCAGGGCATCGTGCACCGCGACCTCAAGCCCGCCAACATCATGCGGCTTTCCGACGGCACGGTGAAGATCTGCGACTTCGGCATCGCCAGGCTCGGCCACGACATCGGCTTCAGCTCCCGCCTCACCGGCACCGGCATCGCCATGGGCACCCCGCACTACATGTCGCCCGAGCAGATCAGCGGCGGCCAGGTCGACCACCGCAGCGACCTCTACTCACTGGGCTGCGTGCTGTACGAGATCGCCACCGGAGCACCGCCGTTCGACCTCGACGACGCCTGGGCCGTCCTCGTCGGACACCGCGACACCCAGCCCCGGCCGCTGCGCACCCACCGGGCCGAGCTCCCGGGCTTCTTCGACCGCGTCGTGCTCGAACTGCTCTCCAAGACCCCCGAGGAGCGACCCGTCGACGCGGGCGACCTGCGCCGGCGGATCGCCGTCGGCCGCACCGGCGAGCAGCCGCACCTGCCGCCCACCGGGCCGGTACCGCTCGCACCGCCCGTTCCCGTCGTACACCCCGGGCAGCAGCTGCCGGCCTGGACCCGTGGCATGACCACCGGGCACAAGGCGACCGGCGCCCACCCCGGGCTCGCCCCGCCCGACCACTCCGCAGGTCTCACCGGCGAGTGGACCACCGGCACAGACATGCGCAGCCTCACCGGCGAACTGCCACCGGTCAGGGCCGAGCGCCCGACCCCGTCGCCGGAGCTGCTGTCCGTCCTCGCCAGCCGGCACAGCGCGGGACTCGACCTGGGCCGGCTCGGCCACTGGGAGGAGGCCGGCGAGGTGCACCGCGCGGTCGCCGCCGAACGCGAGCACGCCCTCGGCCCCGACCACCCCGACACCCTTTCCAGCCGGTACGAGATCGGCTTCACCCTCAGCCGCACCGGACGCGCCTCGGACGCCCTGCGGGAGTTCGACCGCGTCGCCCGGGGCCGCGAGCGCAGCCTGGGCCCCGACCACCCGGAGACCCTGGCCGCCCGCCAGGAGACGGCGTTCGTGCTGGGCCGGCTGGGCCGGCACTTCGAGGCCCATCAGGTGTACGCCGCGGTTCTCGCCTCCCGGGAGCGCTCGATGGGCCCCGACCACCCCGACACCCTGCGCTGCCGCCACAACCTCGCCTTCAACCTCAGCAGGCTCGGCCGGCTGGAGGACTCGTACCGGATGGCCAGGGACGTGGCGTCGGCCCGCAGCCGGCTGCTCGGCGCCGACCACCCCGACACCCTGGTCACGCTCTACGAGGTGGCGTACACGCTGGGCAGGCTGGGGCGCTGGACGGAGGCCCTGCAGGCGTACCGGGAGGTCGCCCGGGGCCGGTCGAGGTCGCTCGGCGCCGACCACTCCGACACGCTCTCCGCCCGTTACGAGGTCGGCATCAGCCTGGGCCGCCTGGGCCGCAGCGCGGAAGCCCTGGAGCTGTACCGCGTCCTGGTGGAGGACCGGACCAGGGTGGGCGGCCCCACCGACCCCGAGACGCTCCGCGCCCGCCACGGCCTCGGCGTCAACCTGGGGCGCCTCGCCCGCTGGGAGGACGCGCTCGCCGAAGCCCGCGACGTGTGCGCGATCCGCGAACGCGTCCTGGGACCCGACCACCCCGACACCCTCGTCAGCCGCCGCGAGGTCGCCGTCGGCCTCGGCTGGCTCGGCCGCTGGGCCGACGCCCTCACCGTCTACCGCACGGTTGCCGCGGCCCGTGAGCGGCTCCTGGGCGCCGACCACCCCGACGCCCTCGCCGCGCGCAACGACGAGGCGCACTGCCTGGAGCAGCTCGGCCGCGGGACGGAGGCCGTCGAGCTGTACCGGCAGGTCGCGGCGCTGCGCCACGGGCAGCGGGCGGCGCCGCACTGA
- a CDS encoding NAD(P)/FAD-dependent oxidoreductase, with protein sequence MPAPDSYDAVIVGGGHNGLVAAAYLARAGQSVLVLERLATTGGAAVSNRPFDGVDARLSRYSYLVSLLPPKIVRDLGLDFAVRKRTVSSYTPTVRGGRATGLLVGGDRTRDSFAALTGSDREYAAWQRFYAMTRHVAERAFPTLTEPLPGRDALRERIDDPEAWRTLFEEPIGVAVEKSFTDDLVRGVVLTDALIGTFADAHDPSLLQNRCFLYHVIGGGTGDWDVPVGGMGALTDALARAAREAGAEIRVRHEATRIDTDGTRAEVTVRSPGAEHVVAARKVLVNASPQALAALLGDEPPAPAEGAQLKVNMLLTRLPRLRDRSVDPREAFAGTFHIAEGYGQLADAYRDAAAGRLPAAPPSEIYCHSLTDPSILGPDLAARGYQTLTLFGLHTPARLFAADNAATRAELLAATLAELDAHLEEPINDCLARDENGEPCIEAKTPLDLERDLRLPGGHIFHRDLAFPYATESTGRWGVETAHTNVLLCGAGAVRGGGVSGVPGHNAAMAALGR encoded by the coding sequence ATGCCCGCACCCGACAGCTATGACGCAGTGATCGTGGGCGGCGGCCACAACGGTCTGGTCGCCGCCGCCTACCTCGCCCGCGCCGGACAGTCCGTCCTGGTCCTGGAACGCCTGGCCACCACCGGGGGAGCGGCCGTCTCGAACCGCCCCTTCGACGGGGTCGACGCCCGCCTGTCGCGCTACTCGTACCTGGTCTCCCTGCTCCCGCCCAAGATCGTCCGTGATCTCGGACTGGACTTCGCCGTACGGAAGCGGACTGTCTCCTCGTACACCCCGACCGTGCGCGGCGGCCGTGCCACCGGGCTGCTCGTCGGCGGGGACCGCACCCGGGACTCCTTCGCCGCGCTCACCGGCTCCGACCGGGAGTACGCGGCGTGGCAGCGGTTCTACGCCATGACGCGGCACGTCGCCGAACGGGCCTTCCCGACCCTCACCGAGCCGCTGCCCGGCCGCGACGCCCTGCGTGAGCGGATCGATGACCCGGAGGCCTGGCGGACGCTCTTCGAGGAGCCCATCGGTGTCGCCGTCGAGAAGAGCTTCACCGACGACCTCGTACGCGGAGTCGTCCTCACAGACGCCTTGATCGGCACCTTCGCCGACGCGCACGATCCGTCGCTGCTCCAGAACCGCTGCTTCCTCTACCACGTCATCGGCGGCGGCACCGGCGACTGGGACGTCCCCGTCGGCGGCATGGGCGCGCTCACCGACGCCCTCGCCCGCGCCGCCCGCGAGGCCGGGGCGGAGATCCGGGTCCGGCACGAGGCGACCCGGATCGACACCGACGGGACACGGGCCGAGGTCACCGTCCGCTCACCCGGGGCGGAACATGTCGTCGCGGCCCGCAAGGTCCTCGTCAACGCCTCGCCGCAGGCGCTCGCCGCCCTCCTCGGGGACGAACCGCCCGCCCCGGCCGAGGGCGCGCAGCTGAAGGTGAACATGCTGCTCACCCGGCTGCCCCGGCTGCGCGACCGCTCCGTCGACCCGCGCGAGGCCTTCGCCGGAACGTTCCACATCGCCGAGGGGTACGGGCAGCTCGCCGACGCCTACCGTGACGCCGCGGCGGGCCGGCTGCCCGCCGCCCCGCCGTCCGAGATCTACTGCCACTCGCTGACCGACCCGTCGATTCTCGGCCCGGACCTGGCCGCCCGCGGCTACCAGACCCTCACCCTGTTCGGCCTGCACACCCCCGCCCGGCTGTTCGCCGCCGACAACGCGGCGACGCGCGCCGAGCTGCTGGCGGCGACGCTCGCCGAACTCGACGCGCACCTGGAGGAGCCGATCAACGACTGCCTGGCACGCGACGAGAACGGCGAGCCGTGCATCGAGGCGAAGACCCCGCTCGACCTGGAGCGGGATCTGCGGCTGCCCGGCGGCCACATCTTCCACCGGGACCTCGCCTTCCCGTACGCCACGGAGTCCACCGGCCGGTGGGGAGTGGAGACGGCGCACACCAATGTGCTGCTGTGCGGGGCCGGCGCGGTGCGCGGCGGCGGGGTCAGCGGGGTACCCGGCCACAACGCCGCGATGGCGGCGCTGGGCCGGTGA